From a region of the Theobroma cacao cultivar B97-61/B2 chromosome 8, Criollo_cocoa_genome_V2, whole genome shotgun sequence genome:
- the LOC108663033 gene encoding beta-fructofuranosidase, insoluble isoenzyme 1-like has protein sequence YGNFYASKSFFDPVKDRRILWGWANESDTPQDDVSKGWAGIQTIPRKVWLDPSRKQLLQWPVEEIETLRSQNVRLREQKLKLGDRIEVEEITAAQADVDVTFSIPNLDKAEPFDPSWTNAQELCSLKGSSVQGGVGPFGLLTLASQKLEEYTPVFFRVFKAQYKHVVLLCSEARSSSLRNIGLYKPSFAGFVDVDLSEKKQLSLRSLIDHSVVESFGAGGKTCITSRVYPTLAVFGDAHLFAFNNGTETIIVDLNAWSIRKPNKMNN, from the exons TATGGGAATTTCTACGCTTCAAAGTCATTTTTTGACCCTGTTAAGGACAGGAGGATTCTATGGGGTTGGGCCAATGAGTCGGATACCCCTCAAGATGATGTCAGTAAAGGATGGGCTGGCATTCAG ACAATTCCAAGGAAGGTGTGGCTTGATCCTAGTAGGAAGCAATTGCTGCAATGGCCTGTTGAAGAAATAGAGACTCTTAGGTCCCAGAATGTTCGATTAAGAGAGCAAAAGCTCAAATTGGGAGATCGTATTGAAGTCGAAGAAATAACTGCTGCCCAG GCTGATGTTGATGTTACCTTCTCCATACCTAACTTGGACAAAGCTGAGCCATTTGATCCTAGCTGGACCAATGCGCAGGAGCTCTGTAGTCTAAAGGGCTCAAGTGTTCAAGGTGGCGTTGGACCATTTGGGCTACTAACATTAGCTTCACAAAAGCTAGAAGAGTATACCCCAGTTTTTTTCAGGGTATTTAAAGCCCAATACAAGCATGTTGTTCTCTTGTGCTCTGAGGCTAGGAG TTCTTCCTTGAGGAACATTGGGCTATACAAACCCTCATTTGCTGGATTTGTGGATGTGGATTTATCTGAGAAGAAGCAGCTTTCTCTTAGGAGTTTG ATTGATCACTCTGTTGTGGAGAGTTTTGGGGCTGGTGGAAAAACTTGCATCACATCAAGAGTTTATCCAACGCTAGCAGTCTTTGGCGATGCTCACTTGTTTGCATTCAACAATGGGACTGAGACAATCATTGTAGATCTTAATGCTTGGAGCATAAGAAAGCCTAATAAGATGAACAACTGA